From one Streptomyces sp. CA-210063 genomic stretch:
- a CDS encoding YbaK/EbsC family protein gives MRAPIGDFDHATPAPDCLDDLVGPVADAVRDWRGSVSADQILYVETDPQWADTAVFVQHYGRELLEQSANCVVVAGKRGGESSLAACVVLSATRVDVNGVVRRRLGARKASFASMDTAIGETGMEYGGITPVGLPEAWPVLVDSAVVDLPYVLVGSGRRRGKLLVPGKAFAELPNAVVVEGLGVA, from the coding sequence ATGCGCGCACCCATCGGAGACTTCGACCACGCGACCCCTGCCCCCGACTGCCTCGACGACCTCGTCGGCCCGGTCGCCGACGCCGTCCGCGACTGGCGCGGCAGCGTGTCCGCCGACCAGATCCTGTACGTCGAGACGGATCCGCAGTGGGCCGACACCGCGGTGTTCGTCCAGCACTACGGGCGGGAACTGCTCGAACAGTCCGCGAACTGTGTGGTCGTCGCGGGCAAGCGGGGCGGCGAGTCGAGCCTCGCCGCGTGTGTCGTGCTGTCCGCCACCCGCGTCGACGTGAACGGCGTGGTCCGCCGCCGACTCGGCGCGCGCAAGGCCTCGTTCGCGTCGATGGACACCGCCATCGGGGAGACCGGGATGGAGTACGGCGGCATCACGCCCGTGGGGCTGCCTGAGGCGTGGCCGGTCCTCGTGGACTCGGCCGTCGTCGACCTGCCGTACGTCCTGGTGGGCAGCGGCCGGCGGCGCGGCAAGCTGCTGGTGCCGGGCAAGGCGTTCGCGGAGCTGCCGAACGCGGTGGTGGTGGAGGGGCTGGGGGTCGCCTGA
- a CDS encoding NAD(P)H-dependent oxidoreductase: MSVRILALVGSLRAGSHNRQLAEAAVKHAPEGVEIELYEGLAEVPFYNEDIDTEAALPATAARLREAAGRADGFLLFSPEYNGTIPAVLKNAIDWLSRPYGAGALTAKPVAVVGTAFGQFGGVWAQDETRKAAGIAGATVLEDAKLSIPGSVVRFAETHPADDTEVVAGLTQVLEQLTAQAGTAAA; encoded by the coding sequence ATGTCCGTACGCATCCTCGCGCTCGTCGGCAGCCTTCGCGCCGGTTCACACAACCGCCAGCTCGCCGAGGCCGCCGTGAAGCACGCCCCCGAGGGCGTCGAGATCGAGCTGTACGAGGGTCTGGCCGAGGTCCCGTTCTACAACGAGGACATCGACACCGAAGCCGCCCTCCCGGCCACCGCCGCGCGGCTGCGCGAGGCCGCCGGCCGCGCCGACGGCTTCCTGCTCTTCTCCCCCGAGTACAACGGCACCATCCCGGCCGTCCTGAAGAACGCCATCGACTGGCTGTCCCGCCCGTACGGCGCCGGCGCGCTCACCGCCAAGCCGGTCGCCGTCGTCGGCACCGCGTTCGGCCAGTTCGGCGGCGTGTGGGCACAGGACGAGACCCGCAAGGCCGCCGGCATCGCCGGTGCCACGGTCCTGGAGGACGCCAAGCTCTCCATCCCCGGCTCCGTCGTCCGCTTCGCCGAGACCCACCCGGCCGACGACACCGAGGTCGTCGCCGGTCTCACCCAGGTCCTGGAGCAGCTCACCGCCCAGGCCGGTACCGCCGCCGCCTGA
- a CDS encoding DMT family transporter, translated as MTALFALATSLLWGLADFGGGLLTRRVPALTVVVVSQSIAVVVLGALVAATGAWSEAGPQLWFAVAAGLVGPVAMLAFYKALALGPMGVVSPLGSLGVAVPVGVGLVLGERPGLLQFVGILVAVAGVVLAGGPQFKGAPVQRQALLLTLLAAFGFGAVMALIAEASTTLTGLFLALFVQRVTNVAAGGTALYISVKRGAPALPSDGFPYRSLPAFAFVGLADVAANGTYALAAQQGPVTVAAVLASLYPVVTALAARAMLGERLRAVQTAGAGLALVGTVLLATG; from the coding sequence ATGACCGCACTCTTCGCCCTGGCCACCAGCCTGTTGTGGGGCCTGGCCGACTTCGGCGGCGGCCTGCTGACGCGGCGGGTCCCGGCGCTCACGGTGGTCGTCGTCTCCCAGTCGATCGCGGTGGTGGTGCTGGGCGCCCTGGTCGCCGCGACCGGCGCGTGGAGCGAGGCGGGCCCGCAGCTCTGGTTCGCCGTGGCCGCCGGACTGGTCGGCCCGGTCGCGATGCTCGCCTTCTACAAGGCGCTCGCCCTGGGCCCGATGGGCGTCGTCTCCCCGCTCGGCTCCCTCGGCGTCGCGGTCCCGGTCGGCGTCGGGCTCGTGCTCGGCGAGCGCCCCGGGCTGCTGCAGTTCGTCGGCATCCTGGTGGCCGTCGCCGGCGTCGTGCTCGCGGGCGGCCCGCAGTTCAAGGGGGCTCCCGTCCAGCGTCAGGCCCTCCTGCTCACCCTGCTCGCGGCCTTCGGCTTCGGCGCGGTGATGGCCTTGATCGCCGAGGCGTCCACGACGCTCACGGGCCTCTTCCTCGCCCTGTTCGTCCAGCGCGTCACGAACGTGGCCGCAGGCGGCACCGCCCTGTACATCAGCGTGAAGCGCGGCGCCCCCGCCCTGCCCTCGGACGGCTTCCCGTACCGCTCGCTCCCGGCGTTCGCCTTCGTCGGCCTCGCGGACGTGGCGGCCAACGGCACGTACGCGCTCGCCGCCCAGCAAGGCCCGGTGACCGTCGCCGCCGTCCTCGCCTCCCTCTACCCGGTCGTCACCGCCCTCGCCGCCCGCGCGATGCTCGGCGAACGCCTACGCGCCGTCCAGACGGCCGGGGCGGGCCTGGCACTGGTGGGCACGGTCCTGCTGGCGACGGGCTGA
- a CDS encoding helix-turn-helix domain-containing protein, with protein MSDLDLLTQSLARNVKRWRTERGFTLDALAARAGVSRGMLIQIEQARTNPSLGTVVKIGDALGVSITTLLDYEQGPKVRVVPAEQVVRLWHTEAGSYSRLLAGAEAPGPLEMWEWRLMPGESSRSDPHPVGTVEIAHVTAGELALTVEGAEYRVPAGASVTFEANAAHEYANQGDVPTEMVLTVSVPPVQH; from the coding sequence GTGTCGGACCTCGACCTGCTGACCCAGTCCCTGGCGCGCAATGTCAAGCGCTGGCGCACCGAGCGCGGCTTCACCCTGGACGCCCTCGCCGCCCGCGCCGGAGTCAGCCGCGGCATGCTCATCCAGATCGAGCAGGCCCGCACCAACCCCAGCCTCGGCACCGTCGTCAAGATCGGCGACGCCCTCGGCGTCAGCATCACCACGCTGCTCGACTACGAGCAGGGCCCCAAGGTCCGGGTCGTGCCGGCCGAGCAGGTGGTCCGGCTGTGGCACACCGAGGCGGGCAGCTACAGCAGGCTCCTCGCCGGCGCGGAGGCGCCCGGCCCGCTGGAGATGTGGGAGTGGCGGCTGATGCCGGGGGAGAGCAGCCGGTCGGATCCGCACCCCGTCGGCACGGTCGAGATCGCCCATGTCACCGCGGGCGAGCTGGCGCTCACCGTCGAGGGCGCGGAGTACCGCGTCCCGGCCGGTGCGAGCGTCACCTTCGAGGCCAACGCGGCGCACGAGTACGCCAATCAGGGGGACGTTCCGACGGAGATGGTGCTGACGGTGTCGGTGCCGCCCGTGCAGCACTGA